From one Caldithrix abyssi DSM 13497 genomic stretch:
- a CDS encoding glycosyltransferase: protein MQAISVIISVYNRLDYLKKALISIQHQSVLPSEVIITDDGSQEPIVDVVQELVPQFDFRIKLVIQEDRGFRLARCKNNGIRVAENDFLVFWDQDVVGTRRYLETYYENWKPGMFVVSYPVRLSEAQTQRLTEADIRQGDYSHILNKEQLKKIRKQFKKDRFYFYLRKFILRNDTRPKLRGGIFAISRAALLKVNGFDERYQGWGNEDDDLGRRLYASGVVGFNPFYDQFPLHLYHLPYHTNGQRVNQKYYLKRQQEIKAGHYRAEYGLDKTFGEDDIKVLEF, encoded by the coding sequence GCGATTTCGGTCATTATTAGTGTGTACAATCGATTGGATTATTTAAAGAAGGCTTTGATTTCCATTCAGCATCAGTCTGTGTTGCCGTCAGAAGTCATCATAACAGACGACGGCTCGCAGGAACCGATTGTAGATGTGGTGCAGGAGCTGGTGCCTCAATTTGACTTTAGAATCAAACTGGTAATCCAGGAAGATCGCGGTTTTCGTCTGGCGCGTTGTAAGAATAATGGCATCCGTGTCGCCGAAAACGATTTTTTAGTGTTCTGGGATCAAGACGTGGTGGGGACGCGCAGATACCTGGAAACGTATTATGAAAACTGGAAGCCGGGGATGTTTGTGGTTTCTTATCCGGTACGGCTGAGCGAGGCGCAAACGCAACGACTGACAGAGGCGGATATTCGGCAGGGAGATTATTCACACATTCTAAACAAAGAGCAGTTAAAAAAAATCCGCAAACAATTTAAAAAGGATCGCTTTTATTTTTATTTGCGAAAATTTATTTTGCGTAACGATACGCGCCCCAAATTAAGGGGAGGGATTTTTGCCATTTCCAGAGCTGCTCTTTTAAAAGTGAACGGATTCGATGAAAGATACCAGGGCTGGGGCAACGAGGATGATGATCTTGGTCGCCGCCTGTACGCCAGCGGCGTGGTGGGCTTCAATCCCTTTTATGATCAATTTCCCCTGCACCTTTACCATCTGCCGTACCATACGAACGGGCAGCGTGTGAATCAGAAATACTATTTAAAACGGCAGCAGGAAATCAAGGCCGGGCATTACAGGGCGGAGTACGGACTGGACAAAACTTTTGGCGAAGATGACATTAAAGTTCTGGAATTTTAA
- a CDS encoding glycosyltransferase family 2 protein, producing MEKLSAVIITFNEERNIGRCLKSLDWVDEIVVVDSGSSDRTVEICETHGAKVVKSEWLGFGKTKHFAVEQAANNWILSIDADEEVTPQLKQKIQSILKNPDATVAYRIKRQAFYLGRPVKHAGWQKDYPLRLFNRQNGNFNDREVHESVEFNGQVQYIQEPLLHYTYPTISSHIQKMDRYTNLTVGEHAQKATILGSVARAFFKFLKMYFLKGGFLDGRIGFVLCFNSAFGIYLKYIKLWEKRLK from the coding sequence ATGGAAAAATTATCGGCAGTTATTATTACCTTTAATGAAGAGCGGAATATTGGGCGTTGTTTAAAATCGCTGGATTGGGTGGATGAAATTGTGGTGGTGGATTCCGGTTCAAGCGACCGGACGGTGGAGATTTGTGAGACCCATGGCGCAAAAGTTGTAAAAAGTGAATGGCTTGGTTTTGGCAAAACCAAACATTTTGCCGTGGAACAGGCCGCCAACAATTGGATTTTGTCCATCGATGCGGACGAGGAAGTAACGCCGCAACTTAAGCAAAAGATTCAATCCATTCTCAAAAATCCCGATGCCACGGTTGCCTATCGCATCAAACGTCAGGCGTTTTATCTGGGACGTCCGGTTAAACATGCCGGTTGGCAAAAGGATTATCCGCTGCGCCTTTTTAATCGGCAAAACGGAAATTTTAACGACCGCGAGGTGCATGAATCCGTTGAATTTAACGGCCAGGTGCAATATATTCAGGAGCCTTTGTTGCATTACACCTATCCGACCATTTCTTCTCACATTCAAAAGATGGATCGCTACACTAATTTGACCGTGGGGGAGCATGCTCAAAAGGCGACGATTTTAGGGAGTGTGGCCCGCGCTTTTTTCAAATTCCTTAAAATGTATTTTCTTAAAGGAGGTTTTTTAGACGGCCGGATCGGATTTGTTCTCTGTTTTAATTCGGCTTTTGGCATTTATTTAAAGTACATTAAACTATGGGAAAAAAGACTAAAATAA
- a CDS encoding glycosyltransferase, with amino-acid sequence MGKKTKINVLHLETALEWRGGQQQIAYLVHGLLRAGINTALVAPPTAKVTDYFRKNALPFLEVKVRHGWDLQAARKIARFIGENRVNILHAHSSHALSLGLLIKLLRPSVKLIASRRVDFSVKKPLIGALKYNNRLIDRIVCISENIANVLTADGVNPAKLSVIYSGIDPDRFKAQPAEDLRKELGIPREHLVVGTVAALVGHKDYPTLLRAAALVVKRYPRVSFCAVGEGADRPQLEGLQRRLGLGDRFRFVGFRSDLDRFYALFDVFALSSYKEGLGTSVLDALACGLPVVASRAGGIGEMIEDEKNGLLVPPRDDQALADALLRLLQDEALRKRLARNARPSVEKFSFNRMVDNHIRLYEQLLTGGGF; translated from the coding sequence ATGGGAAAAAAGACTAAAATAAACGTTTTACATCTGGAAACAGCGTTAGAGTGGCGCGGCGGACAGCAGCAAATCGCCTATCTGGTGCATGGATTGTTGAGGGCCGGCATTAATACGGCGCTTGTCGCTCCTCCTACGGCAAAGGTAACCGACTATTTCCGTAAGAACGCGCTGCCATTTTTAGAGGTGAAAGTGCGTCATGGCTGGGATTTACAGGCTGCGCGTAAAATCGCTCGCTTTATTGGCGAAAACAGGGTTAATATTTTACACGCCCATTCTTCTCACGCCCTTTCGCTGGGGCTGCTTATAAAACTTTTACGGCCTTCCGTCAAATTGATTGCCTCTCGGAGGGTGGATTTCTCCGTAAAAAAACCGCTGATTGGGGCATTGAAGTACAATAATCGTCTGATCGATCGAATCGTTTGTATTTCTGAAAACATCGCTAATGTGTTAACGGCCGATGGCGTGAATCCCGCGAAATTATCCGTGATTTACAGCGGCATCGATCCAGATCGTTTTAAAGCTCAACCGGCCGAAGATTTAAGAAAAGAGCTTGGTATTCCGCGCGAACATTTAGTCGTCGGTACGGTTGCGGCGCTGGTGGGGCACAAGGATTATCCGACTTTATTACGGGCGGCTGCTCTGGTTGTCAAACGCTATCCGCGTGTCAGTTTTTGCGCCGTGGGAGAGGGCGCCGACCGTCCGCAGTTAGAAGGGTTGCAGCGGCGGCTGGGGCTTGGCGATCGTTTCCGCTTTGTTGGCTTTCGGTCGGATCTGGATCGTTTTTACGCATTGTTTGATGTGTTTGCGCTTTCTTCGTACAAAGAAGGGTTAGGTACGTCCGTGCTGGATGCTCTGGCCTGCGGTCTGCCGGTGGTGGCCAGCAGGGCAGGGGGTATCGGGGAGATGATCGAAGACGAAAAGAACGGGCTGCTGGTTCCACCGCGCGATGACCAGGCTCTGGCCGACGCATTACTGCGCCTGTTGCAGGATGAAGCTTTGCGTAAACGTCTGGCGCGCAATGCCCGCCCTTCTGTTGAAAAATTTTCTTTTAATCGTATGGTTGATAATCATATCCGGTTGTACGAACAATTGCTGACGGGCGGCGGTTTTTAG